From a single Bacillus pumilus genomic region:
- a CDS encoding PH domain-containing protein: MRKQPQRQISLNGLKVWRLQNGIISLIFLLIIIGVFVASYYLQWPYWIGTILIGLWVLQVIFGIWLIPKIRHRIWRYEVFENEIEIQHGLIRVTRVIVPMVRVQHVDTSQGPLLRRYRLASVQISTAATVHDIPALELEEADELRDYISRLARVTEDDV; this comes from the coding sequence GTGAGAAAACAGCCGCAACGTCAAATTAGTTTAAATGGTTTAAAGGTATGGCGTCTTCAAAATGGAATTATCTCATTGATTTTCTTACTCATCATCATTGGGGTATTTGTCGCTAGTTATTATCTTCAATGGCCATATTGGATTGGGACCATCCTCATCGGTTTATGGGTCTTACAGGTCATCTTTGGCATTTGGCTTATACCGAAAATCCGACATCGCATCTGGCGCTACGAAGTATTTGAAAATGAAATTGAAATTCAGCATGGACTCATTCGCGTCACACGTGTGATTGTGCCGATGGTCCGTGTCCAGCATGTCGATACATCGCAAGGTCCGCTTTTAAGGCGCTACCGTTTGGCATCGGTTCAAATTTCGACCGCTGCCACAGTTCATGATATACCGGCGCTAGAATTAGAAGAAGCTGATGAGCTTCGTGATTACATATCTCGTTTAGCAAGGGTGACGGAAGATGATGTCTGA